From a single Gimesia fumaroli genomic region:
- a CDS encoding sialate O-acetylesterase, with protein sequence MLAGWFNVSILFAKDPAIDKLFLLAGQSNMVSQGTLTELPDNLQQPPKNVYFWSKGKWVPYHNKVDYVEPGKEFGPDLAIAHELSQAYPDQDIGLIKHAKGGTAIRLWQPRMPLLRGLFQKLDDAQKASGGEVAALFWMQGERDARFHEPAYAKKFRNLIQEVRRKSDQPELPVIFGRISRIIPQRESTENIRQAQQQVADEMANVIMVDTDSLERKPEEITVNGKPTTLLAHYSSRGQIDLGTHLAQAYLKLASATVDDPQSHSLVKRLLKAEPNAQACCENAAQFEIAPVNLPYNPQGDNDHYGWPVATKSGDSLIVVHRAMPGHNVNVAGKADADTTYSVIVRSTDGGKKWSTPYDIRNCMQAADRNRGGMIPLSHRYKFGPKNLSPLGYKVHLNAVGTTRDGAVILVCNHGVFRSDDEGKSWRHLKTAFREDHHSGPIVYVGPRIIDDPKLGLLLFGHHTHYKNNRPGSIVRELALYQSKDGGESWKNISIPLPDWCHQAEPNFVFHQGEFYGLARNQTTRNLIQMRGKPGAPIEVKETNMISKRSVDTSDLIFNPVTGNFEAVQSDRSSMSINLFSIAPEKWETAVWKMECRLFDREGKFYETADGFHTGGSVVDLKTGVQHVFFYSGAPGGPAGVFRMTRPLKTTLLTTDRQTEIQK encoded by the coding sequence TTGTTGGCGGGATGGTTCAACGTTTCCATACTCTTTGCGAAAGACCCTGCGATCGACAAACTGTTTCTCCTGGCAGGTCAGTCGAACATGGTTTCGCAGGGAACGCTCACCGAACTGCCGGATAACTTACAGCAACCACCGAAGAACGTTTATTTCTGGTCGAAAGGAAAATGGGTTCCCTATCATAATAAAGTTGATTATGTAGAACCCGGAAAGGAATTCGGTCCTGATTTAGCGATCGCTCATGAACTTTCACAGGCATATCCGGACCAGGATATTGGTCTGATCAAACATGCCAAAGGAGGCACAGCAATCAGACTTTGGCAGCCGCGCATGCCTCTGCTCAGGGGACTGTTTCAGAAACTGGATGACGCGCAAAAAGCCAGCGGGGGAGAAGTTGCTGCCCTGTTCTGGATGCAGGGGGAACGGGATGCCCGTTTCCATGAACCGGCATATGCAAAGAAATTCCGTAATCTGATTCAAGAGGTTCGCCGGAAGTCTGACCAGCCTGAATTACCGGTTATCTTCGGCCGGATCAGCAGGATCATTCCGCAACGGGAATCTACAGAGAATATCCGTCAGGCACAGCAGCAGGTTGCCGATGAAATGGCAAACGTGATCATGGTCGATACGGATTCATTGGAGCGGAAACCGGAGGAAATCACTGTTAACGGAAAGCCAACGACACTTCTGGCACATTATAGTTCCCGCGGGCAGATCGATCTGGGGACCCACCTGGCACAAGCATATTTAAAACTGGCATCGGCAACGGTCGACGATCCTCAATCACACTCTCTGGTGAAGCGATTATTAAAGGCGGAACCAAACGCTCAAGCCTGTTGCGAGAATGCAGCCCAGTTCGAAATTGCTCCCGTCAATCTCCCTTACAATCCCCAGGGAGACAACGACCATTATGGCTGGCCCGTAGCTACAAAGTCGGGGGATTCCCTGATTGTCGTTCATCGCGCCATGCCGGGACATAATGTGAATGTCGCGGGCAAAGCTGACGCCGATACCACCTATTCCGTGATTGTGCGTTCAACGGATGGAGGAAAAAAATGGTCTACACCTTACGATATACGGAACTGTATGCAGGCAGCAGACCGTAACCGTGGCGGTATGATCCCCCTGTCTCATCGTTACAAATTCGGCCCCAAAAATCTGAGTCCGCTCGGCTACAAAGTGCATCTGAATGCTGTTGGAACGACGCGGGACGGGGCGGTCATTCTGGTCTGTAATCATGGTGTCTTTCGTTCGGATGACGAGGGGAAATCCTGGCGTCATCTGAAAACCGCTTTTCGGGAAGACCATCATTCCGGTCCCATTGTTTACGTCGGCCCCAGGATCATTGACGATCCGAAACTAGGCCTGCTGTTGTTTGGACACCATACTCACTATAAAAATAATCGGCCTGGCAGCATTGTGAGGGAACTGGCACTCTATCAATCGAAAGATGGGGGCGAAAGCTGGAAAAACATCAGCATTCCTCTGCCCGACTGGTGCCATCAGGCCGAGCCCAATTTTGTCTTTCATCAGGGAGAATTTTATGGGCTGGCCCGGAATCAGACAACGCGCAATTTGATTCAGATGCGCGGCAAGCCTGGAGCGCCAATCGAAGTCAAAGAGACCAACATGATCAGTAAACGCTCGGTAGATACCTCCGACCTGATATTCAATCCCGTGACCGGAAACTTCGAAGCGGTGCAGTCAGACCGTAGCAGCATGTCAATCAATCTTTTCAGCATCGCACCCGAGAAATGGGAGACGGCAGTATGGAAAATGGAATGCCGACTGTTTGACCGCGAAGGTAAATTTTATGAGACAGCCGATGGCTTCCATACCGGAGGTTCCGTAGTCGATTTGAAAACCGGTGTGCAGCATGTCTTCTTTTATTCCGGTGCACCGGGCGGGCCTGCAGGCGTGTTTCGAATGACGCGGCCTCTCAAGACCACTCTGCTGACGACCGATCGCCAAACGGAAATACAAAAATGA
- a CDS encoding tetratricopeptide repeat protein produces the protein MHSTRIKLSFISNFAVLFSLGILGFTGCNSMHGVASNEMGNGYYQRGEYAQAHAAFTRAIADNPGNPDYVHNLAVVMEKEGDLAGAEQTYRNALRLDPSHQPSHHGLAELMISQGRQQEAAQHITAWRDTQPYIAESHLEMAWMLEQSGDLSGAEQSLKAASNVDPNHPKVLAHLGQVYQQSGRSDEALAMYKQSLNSEWYQPQVQSRIASIKKPYSTTSPQNRIVAKGWEHGPVGNGNSLFRYQTRTAQASYTHPLPTYTNGGSTGTIAMMNAPQMSHASALSSQSMASQPMLVAPGVAGQPVQLGVPAMAASPEPINVDPAHYPSEQPATAGAPVVQPY, from the coding sequence TCTAGGCATACTGGGATTTACCGGATGCAATTCAATGCATGGTGTCGCCAGTAATGAAATGGGAAATGGATACTACCAGCGTGGTGAATATGCTCAGGCACATGCCGCGTTCACCCGTGCCATTGCCGACAATCCTGGCAATCCAGACTATGTCCACAATCTGGCCGTGGTTATGGAAAAAGAAGGAGATCTGGCAGGTGCCGAACAGACCTACCGCAACGCATTACGCCTTGACCCCTCGCATCAACCTTCTCACCACGGATTGGCCGAGTTAATGATCAGTCAAGGTCGTCAACAGGAAGCAGCACAGCACATCACGGCATGGCGGGACACTCAACCTTATATCGCAGAATCGCATCTCGAAATGGCTTGGATGCTCGAGCAGTCAGGGGATCTTTCTGGAGCCGAACAGTCGCTGAAAGCCGCCTCGAACGTCGACCCCAATCATCCTAAAGTGCTTGCACATTTAGGTCAGGTGTATCAGCAATCCGGTCGCTCAGACGAAGCACTGGCCATGTATAAACAATCCTTGAATTCGGAATGGTACCAGCCACAGGTCCAGTCGCGGATTGCTTCCATTAAAAAACCATATTCAACGACCAGCCCACAAAATCGCATTGTAGCAAAAGGCTGGGAGCATGGGCCGGTAGGCAATGGTAATAGTCTGTTCCGTTACCAGACTCGCACAGCCCAGGCCAGCTATACACACCCCCTGCCCACATACACCAACGGCGGCTCAACAGGTACTATCGCTATGATGAATGCCCCACAGATGAGCCATGCGTCCGCATTATCCAGTCAATCAATGGCGTCTCAACCAATGCTGGTCGCTCCTGGTGTGGCAGGTCAGCCGGTTCAACTGGGAGTCCCGGCGATGGCGGCTTCTCCTGAACCGATCAATGTCGACCCGGCTCATTACCCTTCCGAACAACCGGCTACAGCCGGTGCTCCCGTAGTACAACCCTACTAA
- a CDS encoding DUF1559 domain-containing protein — protein sequence MRRRAFTLIELLVVIAIIAILIALLLPAVQQAREAARRSACKNNFKQVGLALHNYHETHSLFPPGSLIADSTCGYSIQIRGWAWSVYILPFLDHANLYNQYTFTDYYYNTSVADWSLGATQIPVYLCPSDDQGFELVTCCSNRTNGGCTVGSKGDACDKQDFGITNMAGVADSVQRRCSATANRMGVNKDGIFFALSNTKVRDIVDGTSTTFIVGEVLGGGPGSNEGFYWNYSNLVDTSDGINGFNTRLGTPPGNYRLDGALSSRHTGGCHMLMADGSVHFISENIDAGVLADLTTRAGREVVGEF from the coding sequence ATGCGCCGACGTGCTTTTACTTTGATTGAGTTGCTGGTCGTGATTGCCATCATAGCCATTTTGATTGCTCTGCTCCTGCCGGCTGTTCAACAGGCACGCGAAGCGGCCCGTCGTTCTGCCTGCAAAAATAACTTCAAACAGGTGGGACTGGCTCTGCACAACTATCACGAAACACATTCCCTGTTCCCTCCTGGATCGCTGATTGCAGACAGTACCTGTGGTTATTCTATTCAGATCCGTGGCTGGGCCTGGAGTGTGTATATCCTGCCGTTTCTGGATCACGCCAATTTGTACAATCAGTACACCTTTACCGACTATTATTACAACACGAGCGTTGCTGACTGGTCTTTAGGTGCGACACAGATCCCCGTCTATCTCTGTCCCAGTGACGATCAGGGGTTTGAACTGGTGACTTGCTGCAGTAACCGGACGAATGGTGGTTGCACTGTTGGCTCTAAAGGTGACGCCTGTGATAAGCAGGATTTTGGAATTACCAATATGGCGGGAGTGGCAGACAGTGTGCAGCGTCGTTGCTCTGCGACGGCCAATCGTATGGGGGTGAATAAAGACGGCATCTTCTTTGCGCTCTCGAATACGAAAGTCAGAGACATTGTCGATGGTACGAGTACTACCTTTATCGTAGGGGAAGTACTCGGCGGGGGACCTGGTTCTAATGAAGGGTTTTACTGGAACTACAGTAACTTGGTCGATACGTCCGATGGCATCAACGGCTTTAACACACGTTTAGGGACACCGCCGGGGAATTATCGATTGGATGGGGCGCTGTCCAGCAGGCATACCGGTGGTTGTCATATGCTGATGGCCGATGGTAGCGTCCACTTTATTTCTGAAAATATCGATGCGGGGGTTCTAGCAGACCTGACCACACGGGCCGGTAGAGAGGTTGTTGGCGAGTTTTAA
- a CDS encoding sialidase family protein, with product MNIPRRSFLKSSLACSLLGGYSTSILHAKGESIGKNRPLLKPVHDQIVCPWMPHFPRHDHQLIFPLDDEHLLLVWSEYYSQSENPSQKKGHSGIGDHVACQITSMVSKDKGRTWGGRRGIQPNEWKHNVKHPNLVRLSENEVLFFYVGWDSAKQRNVYCRRSTDNCQTWGEQRQISESGWYCCNADHALRLSTGRVIVPAHGPFAEKYIGGTAYKGGNLHSFVFYSDDGFRTWKRSVDSMTAKGRGCHEPAIVELKDGRLLCFLRNTNQRLYQSISEDGGVHWSTPEPSELPAPEAPPLVKRIPKTGDLLLIWNNVASPSNWPRTPLTTAISQDEGKTWKYFKDIENQSSVDASYPSVTFVGDEALVAYYSRSTKWKRDSEITLRIYKIEQFYA from the coding sequence GTGAATATTCCACGTCGCTCTTTTTTAAAGTCGTCACTGGCCTGTTCCCTACTGGGGGGCTATTCCACTTCGATTCTGCATGCAAAGGGAGAGTCGATTGGCAAGAATCGTCCACTCTTGAAGCCGGTGCATGATCAGATCGTCTGTCCCTGGATGCCCCACTTTCCCCGTCACGATCATCAGTTGATTTTTCCGTTGGATGACGAGCATCTGCTACTGGTCTGGTCGGAATACTACAGTCAATCGGAAAATCCGTCACAAAAAAAAGGCCACTCCGGTATTGGCGATCATGTAGCCTGTCAGATTACGTCCATGGTCTCAAAAGATAAAGGACGGACCTGGGGAGGGCGTCGGGGCATACAACCCAACGAATGGAAACACAATGTGAAGCATCCGAATCTGGTTCGGCTGTCTGAAAATGAAGTCTTGTTCTTTTACGTCGGCTGGGACAGTGCGAAACAGCGGAATGTGTACTGCCGACGTTCAACGGATAATTGCCAGACCTGGGGAGAGCAGCGTCAAATTTCCGAATCGGGGTGGTACTGCTGTAATGCCGACCATGCACTGAGACTGAGTACCGGTCGTGTGATCGTTCCCGCGCATGGACCGTTCGCAGAAAAATACATTGGGGGCACTGCCTATAAAGGAGGAAATCTGCATTCGTTCGTCTTTTATTCAGATGACGGATTTCGCACCTGGAAGCGAAGTGTCGACAGTATGACGGCGAAGGGACGCGGCTGTCATGAACCGGCGATTGTTGAGTTGAAAGACGGTCGTCTGTTGTGTTTTCTGCGCAATACAAACCAGAGACTTTATCAGAGTATTTCCGAGGATGGCGGTGTGCACTGGAGCACTCCCGAGCCGTCAGAGCTCCCCGCACCCGAAGCACCTCCGCTCGTCAAACGGATTCCCAAGACCGGCGATCTGTTGCTGATCTGGAATAATGTGGCCTCACCTTCAAACTGGCCACGTACGCCGTTGACCACAGCGATTTCTCAGGATGAGGGAAAAACCTGGAAGTACTTCAAGGATATCGAAAACCAGTCTTCGGTAGACGCATCCTATCCCTCGGTGACGTTTGTTGGTGATGAAGCACTAGTCGCCTACTATTCCCGTTCCACCAAGTGGAAACGCGATTCGGAAATTACTCTGCGGATTTATAAAATCGAGCAGTTTTATGCCTGA
- a CDS encoding phytanoyl-CoA dioxygenase family protein, which yields MDQFEIASRLKQDGYCVVENVIPANKVDSIRKEVVAAQLAHHEEAERELEKTRARGHRIGVIGVGLLKQVINATQCFAPYLADPRVLGVAEEIFGDFVRISCTDCVVTYPGNDRGYWHADWPYNATNTTHVKAPYPDIMMHLASIWMLTPFTKENGATYILPGSHKYDNNPAAGGMSGIDQDAHHPAELQATGSAGSVLLYDSRLWHAVAPNFSDESRAALIIRYAPWWLNLTPTIRGTPDHERMVLETGGKNYDAIPVRREAFEILPDNIKDLYRHWVSE from the coding sequence ATGGATCAATTTGAAATTGCCTCTCGCCTCAAACAGGATGGATACTGCGTTGTTGAAAATGTGATTCCTGCGAACAAGGTCGATTCCATCCGTAAAGAAGTTGTCGCCGCTCAACTGGCGCATCACGAAGAAGCCGAACGCGAGCTCGAAAAAACGCGTGCCCGCGGACACCGGATCGGTGTAATCGGTGTGGGGCTGTTAAAGCAGGTCATTAATGCCACACAGTGTTTTGCCCCTTACCTGGCTGATCCCCGTGTACTGGGAGTTGCAGAAGAGATTTTCGGCGACTTTGTCCGCATCTCCTGTACGGACTGTGTGGTCACGTATCCCGGAAATGATCGGGGGTACTGGCACGCCGACTGGCCCTACAATGCCACGAACACCACGCACGTCAAGGCACCCTACCCGGATATAATGATGCATCTGGCTTCGATCTGGATGCTGACTCCTTTTACAAAAGAGAACGGCGCGACTTACATTCTTCCCGGCAGCCATAAATATGATAACAACCCTGCCGCCGGCGGAATGAGCGGCATCGATCAGGATGCACATCATCCAGCTGAACTTCAAGCGACCGGATCTGCAGGCAGCGTCTTATTATACGACAGTCGGCTCTGGCATGCCGTCGCACCGAATTTTAGTGACGAATCGCGAGCTGCCTTGATCATTCGCTATGCTCCCTGGTGGCTCAATCTGACTCCCACTATTCGCGGCACTCCCGATCATGAGCGGATGGTTCTGGAAACGGGAGGCAAAAATTACGATGCGATCCCGGTTCGCAGAGAGGCATTCGAAATACTTCCTGACAACATCAAGGATCTGTATCGGCATTGGGTGTCTGAATGA
- a CDS encoding AraC family transcriptional regulator translates to MNRLRVALLVETSRGYGRGILHGVWQYIQEHETWSILYRPCGFGQVAPSWISSWDGDGIIAFIDTAKTARLLKQSGVPTIDLLGELVPKPKVPFVAPDNQQVAKLAVQYFLDRGYQSFAACGFRAGLRPMLDQRCLYFQQQIQETGAECALFTPRGGGKEGPSWEREQEQIARWIQSLPKPLALFTCNDTRGREVLNTCQTHNISVPEEVAVLGVGNDDILCQLSDERLSSIDVDPQRVGYQAAAVLDSFMHHKQVSDLTLIPPRRVVSRHSTDSLAVTDPELATAIQYIRRYACQQIQVEDVVKQVNLERRVLERRFRKLLGRSPKAEIIRLQLVRARELLAETPLSNTEIAYRCGFNSAAYFMDLFRRKVGQTPGEFRQASQSPEHIV, encoded by the coding sequence GTGAACCGTTTGCGAGTAGCGCTGCTTGTGGAAACGTCGAGAGGGTACGGACGTGGAATTCTGCACGGCGTCTGGCAATATATTCAAGAACACGAAACCTGGTCGATTCTGTATCGCCCCTGCGGTTTCGGACAAGTGGCGCCTTCCTGGATCTCATCCTGGGATGGGGACGGGATTATCGCTTTCATTGATACTGCGAAAACCGCACGACTGTTAAAGCAGTCTGGCGTCCCCACCATCGATCTGCTTGGAGAGCTTGTTCCTAAACCCAAAGTTCCCTTTGTAGCGCCTGATAATCAGCAGGTCGCTAAATTGGCAGTTCAGTATTTTCTGGACCGGGGTTATCAGTCATTTGCGGCATGTGGATTTCGTGCCGGTCTGCGTCCCATGCTGGATCAGCGTTGTCTTTATTTTCAGCAACAAATTCAGGAGACCGGAGCCGAATGTGCGTTGTTTACGCCACGAGGAGGCGGAAAAGAGGGGCCTTCCTGGGAACGTGAACAGGAACAGATCGCCCGCTGGATACAAAGCCTGCCCAAGCCACTGGCACTCTTCACTTGTAACGATACACGAGGACGGGAAGTCTTGAACACCTGTCAGACACACAATATTTCCGTTCCGGAAGAGGTCGCGGTACTGGGAGTTGGCAATGACGATATTCTCTGTCAGCTCAGTGACGAACGTCTGAGCAGCATCGACGTAGATCCGCAACGGGTGGGGTACCAGGCGGCCGCCGTGTTAGATTCATTCATGCATCATAAACAGGTTTCCGATCTGACATTGATCCCTCCCCGCCGGGTTGTGTCTCGGCACTCGACGGATTCATTGGCCGTCACAGATCCGGAACTGGCAACCGCGATTCAATATATCAGACGCTATGCCTGTCAGCAGATTCAGGTGGAAGACGTTGTGAAACAGGTAAATCTGGAACGCCGCGTACTTGAACGACGATTTCGAAAACTGCTGGGACGTTCTCCCAAGGCAGAGATTATTCGCCTGCAACTGGTGCGCGCCCGAGAACTCCTGGCAGAAACTCCCCTGTCTAATACGGAAATCGCCTACCGCTGCGGGTTCAACAGTGCAGCCTATTTTATGGACCTGTTTCGCCGTAAAGTCGGTCAGACGCCAGGAGAATTTCGCCAGGCCTCTCAGAGCCCCGAGCATATTGTTTAA
- a CDS encoding sodium:solute symporter codes for MTYTAGLTPGRTGGSFLQYVLQYFLLICLCLAFLGGSACADVPLTAALDWQELPLPAPETAGQYVVLHDQLLFVFANRIFALNGPNATWQQADLASHEEWPLLFQQLKQGASLQPTTAGIICTGGTSAQVRLIRASNGQLQLSTLPPLPDRIQQPACAVLNDVLYVLGQLENSANSTGWSIDVSANANQQPHWKEWQLPVKQLQQPVLRVQNGSLYLLQKQSSEVFLYKNQEIWQAATPAPTSTFSQPPLALGPSHFLLPADSAGGNDLLYHTITDTWRIAPFILEPMPDQSQSTLQSVCNWQGGMLMVYPERLFWGHPQRLSQGFQVADLIVLGLYSVMLIAMSVYFTRRNQDCREYFLAGQRIPWWAAGLSLLGSSLSAITFMAFPAMAFRTNWVYLLGNFMILAVAPLVIWFYLPFYRRLNVTTAYEYLEYRFGLPSRLVGSSAFLLFQLGRMGVVVYLPALALSTVSSWDIYTCILVIGCVATLYTTLGGIEAVIWTDVIQVLVLIGGALVSLFVILSKIPGGMETAISSSLSAGKLHAVNYSWDVASTGIGVVIVGSLFKFLIPYSSDQGVIQRYLTTSDERQAARGIWLNAAASIPVWTLFFALGTGLWVFYQASPERLDPLGRTDEIFAWFIVHELPAGISGLVIAGLFAASMSSLDTSLNSMATAITADFYQSFRPQSSDRSALRLARLLTVLLGIFGTLTAIYLARANTQSIWDQFLKIMGLFGGGLAGMFIAGIFTRRTSQTGILVGFSLSAIVLYQVQLRGTVHFFLYGAIGILTCALSGWLFSLLLPQSRKQIEGLTIYTLNPPNAVETDIQPSESID; via the coding sequence ATGACTTATACAGCAGGTTTGACTCCTGGTAGAACAGGAGGAAGCTTTCTGCAGTATGTCTTACAGTATTTCCTCCTGATCTGCCTGTGCCTGGCGTTTCTCGGCGGAAGTGCTTGCGCTGATGTGCCTCTAACTGCTGCGCTAGACTGGCAGGAGCTTCCCTTGCCGGCACCTGAAACCGCTGGCCAGTATGTCGTCCTGCACGATCAACTGCTTTTTGTCTTCGCCAATCGCATTTTCGCGCTCAACGGGCCCAACGCAACCTGGCAGCAGGCTGACCTCGCATCCCATGAGGAATGGCCATTGCTGTTTCAACAATTGAAACAGGGTGCCAGTCTGCAACCTACCACGGCCGGCATCATCTGCACTGGGGGAACATCAGCACAAGTACGTCTGATCAGAGCAAGCAATGGGCAACTGCAACTTTCTACGCTCCCCCCATTGCCGGATCGGATTCAACAGCCAGCTTGTGCCGTTCTGAATGATGTGCTGTATGTACTGGGCCAGCTTGAGAACAGTGCCAATAGTACAGGCTGGTCGATAGATGTTTCAGCCAACGCAAATCAGCAACCCCACTGGAAGGAATGGCAACTACCAGTTAAGCAGCTCCAGCAGCCAGTACTCCGGGTTCAGAACGGAAGCCTGTATCTGTTGCAGAAACAATCATCCGAAGTTTTTCTCTACAAAAATCAGGAGATCTGGCAAGCAGCCACCCCTGCTCCGACCAGCACTTTCAGTCAGCCGCCCCTCGCTCTGGGCCCCTCTCATTTCCTGCTACCTGCTGATTCCGCAGGCGGCAATGATCTGCTCTATCACACGATCACCGATACCTGGCGCATCGCCCCTTTCATACTAGAGCCAATGCCCGATCAATCGCAGTCAACGCTGCAGTCAGTCTGCAACTGGCAAGGTGGCATGCTGATGGTCTATCCGGAGAGACTGTTCTGGGGACATCCACAGCGGCTCTCGCAAGGCTTTCAAGTAGCCGACCTGATTGTACTCGGGTTGTACTCGGTGATGCTCATCGCAATGAGCGTCTATTTTACCAGACGGAATCAGGACTGTCGTGAATATTTTCTGGCTGGTCAACGCATTCCCTGGTGGGCTGCCGGACTGAGTCTACTGGGCAGTTCGCTTAGTGCCATTACCTTCATGGCATTTCCTGCCATGGCTTTTCGGACCAACTGGGTCTACCTGCTGGGAAACTTCATGATATTGGCGGTCGCACCACTGGTGATCTGGTTTTACCTCCCCTTTTACCGTCGCCTGAATGTGACAACAGCCTATGAGTATCTGGAATATCGTTTCGGTCTGCCCTCGCGACTGGTCGGCAGCAGTGCGTTTCTGCTGTTTCAACTGGGGCGTATGGGGGTCGTGGTTTATCTTCCAGCACTGGCACTTTCGACTGTGAGCAGTTGGGATATTTATACCTGTATTCTGGTGATCGGCTGCGTGGCGACATTGTATACGACGCTGGGAGGCATCGAAGCTGTTATCTGGACTGATGTCATACAGGTTCTCGTGTTGATTGGAGGGGCTCTCGTCAGTCTGTTTGTCATTCTGTCGAAAATTCCGGGCGGGATGGAGACAGCCATTTCCTCAAGTCTCTCAGCGGGCAAACTGCATGCGGTAAATTACTCTTGGGACGTGGCATCGACGGGAATCGGCGTCGTAATTGTCGGGAGCCTGTTCAAGTTTCTGATTCCCTACAGCAGTGATCAGGGAGTGATTCAGCGTTACCTGACCACCAGTGACGAACGTCAGGCGGCGCGGGGAATCTGGCTCAACGCCGCTGCATCGATTCCCGTCTGGACGCTGTTTTTTGCGCTGGGAACCGGCTTGTGGGTCTTTTACCAAGCCAGCCCGGAGCGACTCGATCCACTCGGTAGAACCGACGAAATTTTTGCCTGGTTCATTGTGCATGAACTTCCCGCCGGTATCTCGGGTTTAGTGATCGCCGGTCTGTTTGCCGCTTCCATGTCGAGCCTGGATACCAGTCTCAACTCCATGGCGACGGCCATCACTGCTGACTTTTATCAGAGTTTCCGACCTCAATCATCTGACCGTAGTGCATTGCGACTGGCACGTTTGCTGACGGTGTTGTTGGGGATCTTCGGAACACTGACTGCCATCTATCTGGCTCGTGCGAACACACAGTCCATCTGGGATCAGTTTCTAAAGATCATGGGACTGTTCGGTGGAGGACTGGCAGGAATGTTCATCGCAGGTATTTTCACACGCCGCACCAGCCAGACAGGGATCCTCGTCGGATTTTCGCTGAGTGCGATTGTGCTCTATCAGGTTCAACTACGGGGCACTGTCCATTTTTTTCTGTACGGTGCCATTGGAATTCTGACCTGTGCTCTCAGCGGCTGGCTGTTCAGCCTGCTACTGCCCCAGAGCAGGAAACAGATCGAAGGCCTGACGATTTATACGTTAAACCCACCGAATGCTGTGGAAACTGACATTCAGCCATCAGAGTCAATTGACTAA